In a single window of the Mus musculus strain C57BL/6J chromosome 6, GRCm38.p6 C57BL/6J genome:
- the Ing4 gene encoding inhibitor of growth protein 4 isoform 2 (isoform 2 is encoded by transcript variant 2) — MAAGMYLEHYLDSIENLPFELQRNFQLMRDLDQRTEDLKAEIDKLATEYMSSARSLSSEEKLALLRQIQEAYGKCKEFGDDKVQLAMQTYEMVDKHIRRLDTDLARFEADLKEKQIESSDYDSSSSKGKKKGRTQKEKKAARARSKGKNSDEEAPKAAQKKLKLVRTSPEYGMPSVTFGSVHPSDVLDMPVDPNEPTYCLCHQVSYGEMIGCDNPDCSIEWFHFACVGLTTKPRGKWFCPRCSQERKKK, encoded by the exons ATGGCTGCTGGGATGTATTTGGAACATTATCTGGACA GTATTGAAAACCTCCCGTTTGAATTACAGAGAAACTTTCAGCTCATGAGGGACCTAGACCAAAGGACAGAGG ACCTGAAGGCTGAAATTGACAAGTTGGCCACTGAATATATGAGTAGCGCCCGCAGCCTGAGCTCCGAGGAGAAGCTGGCCCTTCTCAGACAGATCCAGGAGGCCTATGGCAAGTGCAAGGAATTTGGTGACGACAAGGTGCAGCTGGCCATGCAGACCTATGAGATG GTAGACAAACACATTCGGCGGCTGGACACAGACCTGGCCCGTTTTGAGGCTGATCTGAAGGAGAAACAGATCGAGTCCAGTGACTATGACAGCTCTTCTAGCAAAGGCaaaaaga AAGGCCGGacccaaaaggagaaaaaagctGCCAGAGCCCGTTCCAAAGGGAAAAACTCAGATGAAGAAGCCCCCAAGGCTGCCCAGAAGAAGTTAAAACTTGTGCGCAC AAGTCCTGAGTATGGGATGCCCTCAGTGACCTTTGGCAGTGTCCACCCCTCTGATGTGTTGGATATGCCTGTGGATCCCAACGAACCCACATATTGCCTTTGTCACCAGGTCTCCTATGGAGAGATGATTGGCTGTGACAACCCGGAT TGTTCCATCGAGTGGTTCCACTTCGCCTGTGTGGGGCTGACAACCAAACCTCGAGGGAAATG gttttgccCACGCTGCTCCCAAGAACGGAAGAAGAAATAG
- the Ing4 gene encoding inhibitor of growth protein 4 isoform 1 (isoform 1 is encoded by transcript variant 1) has product MAAGMYLEHYLDSIENLPFELQRNFQLMRDLDQRTEDLKAEIDKLATEYMSSARSLSSEEKLALLRQIQEAYGKCKEFGDDKVQLAMQTYEMVDKHIRRLDTDLARFEADLKEKQIESSDYDSSSSKGKKSRTQKEKKAARARSKGKNSDEEAPKAAQKKLKLVRTSPEYGMPSVTFGSVHPSDVLDMPVDPNEPTYCLCHQVSYGEMIGCDNPDCSIEWFHFACVGLTTKPRGKWFCPRCSQERKKK; this is encoded by the exons ATGGCTGCTGGGATGTATTTGGAACATTATCTGGACA GTATTGAAAACCTCCCGTTTGAATTACAGAGAAACTTTCAGCTCATGAGGGACCTAGACCAAAGGACAGAGG ACCTGAAGGCTGAAATTGACAAGTTGGCCACTGAATATATGAGTAGCGCCCGCAGCCTGAGCTCCGAGGAGAAGCTGGCCCTTCTCAGACAGATCCAGGAGGCCTATGGCAAGTGCAAGGAATTTGGTGACGACAAGGTGCAGCTGGCCATGCAGACCTATGAGATG GTAGACAAACACATTCGGCGGCTGGACACAGACCTGGCCCGTTTTGAGGCTGATCTGAAGGAGAAACAGATCGAGTCCAGTGACTATGACAGCTCTTCTAGCAAAGGCaaaaaga GCCGGacccaaaaggagaaaaaagctGCCAGAGCCCGTTCCAAAGGGAAAAACTCAGATGAAGAAGCCCCCAAGGCTGCCCAGAAGAAGTTAAAACTTGTGCGCAC AAGTCCTGAGTATGGGATGCCCTCAGTGACCTTTGGCAGTGTCCACCCCTCTGATGTGTTGGATATGCCTGTGGATCCCAACGAACCCACATATTGCCTTTGTCACCAGGTCTCCTATGGAGAGATGATTGGCTGTGACAACCCGGAT TGTTCCATCGAGTGGTTCCACTTCGCCTGTGTGGGGCTGACAACCAAACCTCGAGGGAAATG gttttgccCACGCTGCTCCCAAGAACGGAAGAAGAAATAG
- the Acrbp gene encoding acrosin-binding protein isoform 1 precursor (isoform 1 precursor is encoded by transcript variant 1) has protein sequence MMNLAAGFLLMLLEVLLLPGTPLSAEESPASTPGSPLSSTEYERFFALLTPTWKAETTCRLRATHGCRNPTLVQLDQYENHGLVPDGAVCSDLPYASWFESFCQFAQYRCSNHVYYAKRVRCSQPVSILSPNTLKEVESSAEVPPTSMTTPIVSHATATEHQAFQPWPERLNNNVEELLQSSLSLGGKDQQSSRRPGQEQRKQEQIQEHKLEEAQEQEEQEEEEEEEEAKQEEGQGTEAGLESVSRLQSDSEPKFQSQSLSSNPSFFTPRVREVESAPLMMKNIQELIRSAQEMDEMNELYDDSWRSQSTGSLQQLPHMETLMVLCYSIMENTCTMTPTAKAWSYMEEEILGFGDSVCDNLGRRHTAACPLCAFCSLKLEQCHSEASVLRQKCDASHKIPFISPLLSAQSISTGNQARIPDKGRFAGLEMYGGLSSEFWCNRLAMKGCEDDRVSNWLKAEFLSFQEGDFPTKICDTNYIQYPNYCSFKSQQCLLRNQNRKMSRMRCMLNERYNVLSLAKSEEVILRWSQEFSTLAIGQFG, from the exons ATGATGAATCTAGCTGCTGGCTTCCTTCTGATGCTTCTGGAAG TGCTGCTCCTGCCTGGAACACCTCTTTCCGCTGAGGAATCTCCAGCCTCCACTCCAGGCAGCCCTCTCTCGTCCACTGAGTATGAACGCTTCTTCGCCCTGCTGACCCCAACCTGGAAGGCAGAGACCACCTGCCGCCTCCGTGCCACCCACGGCTGCCGGAACCCCACTCTCGTTCAGTTGGATCAATATGAAAACCACGGATTGGTACCAGATG GTGCTGTCTGCTCCGATCTCCCTTATGCTTCCTGGTTTGAGTCCTTCTGCCAGTTTGCTCAGTATCGTTGCTCCAACCATGTCTACTATGCCAAG AGGGTCCGGTGCTCCCAGCCCGTCTCCATCCTATCCCCCAACACTCTCAAGGAGGTGGAGTCTTCAGCAGAAGTTCCTCCCACTTCCATGACCACCCCCATTGTGTCCCATGCCACAG CCACAGAACACCAGGCCTTCCAGCCTTGGCCTGAGCGGCTCAACAACAACGTGGAGGAGCTGCTGCAGTCATCCTTGTCCCTGGGAGGCAAGGACCAACAGAGCAGTCGGAGACCAGGCCAGGAGCAGCGCAAGCAGGAGCAGATCCAAGAACATAAGCTAGAAGAAGCGCAGGAGCaagaagagcaggaagaagaggaagaggaggaggaagccaagcAGGAAGAGGGGCAGGGGACAGAGGCGGGTCTGGAGTCAGTGTCCAGGCTGCAGTCAGACTCAGAGCCCAAGTTTCAATCCCAGTCACTGTCTTCCAACCCGTCCTTCTTCACTCCCCGGGTCCGAGAGGTGGAGTCTGCTCCATTGATGATGAAGAATATCCAGGAGCTCATTCGGTCTGCCCAGGAAATGGATGAAATGAATGAACTGTATGATGACTCCTGGAGAAGCCAAAGCACTGGCAG CCTCCAGCAGCTGCCCCACATGGAGACCCTGATGGTGCTATGCTATTCCATTATGGAGAATACCTGCACCATGACTCCCACAGCCAAGGCCTGGAGCTACATGGAGGAGGAGATCCTTGGCTTCGGGGATTCG GTGTGTGACAATCTCGGAAGGCGACACACAGCTGCCTGTCCCCTCTGTGCATTCTGCTCCCTGAAGCTGGAGCAGTGCCACAGTGAAGCCAGTGTGCTGCGCCAGAAGTGTGACGCTTCCCACAAGATACCCTTCATCAGCCCCTTGCTCTCAGCCCAGAGCATATCCACGGGCAACCAG GCGAGGATCCCAGATAAAGGACGATTTGCTGGGCTAGAAATGTACGGAGGACTCAGCTCAGAGTTCTGGTGCAACCGGCTTGCTATGAAGGGCTGTGAAGATGACCGAGTCTCCAACTGGCTCAAAGCTGAGTTCCTTAGCTTCCAGGAGGGGGATTTCCCCACCAAG ATTTGTGACACAAACTATATCCAGTACCCAAACTACTGTTCCTTCAAAAGCCAGCAGTGCCTGCTGAGAAACCAGAACAGAAAG ATGTCCCGCATGAGGTGTATGCTGAATGAGAGGTACAACGTGCTAAGCCTGGCTAAGAGCGAAGAGGTGATCCTTCGATGGAGCCAAGAGTTTAGCACTTTGGCTATAGGCCAGTTTGGATGA
- the Acrbp gene encoding acrosin-binding protein isoform 2 precursor (isoform 2 precursor is encoded by transcript variant 2), with translation MMNLAAGFLLMLLEVLLLPGTPLSAEESPASTPGSPLSSTEYERFFALLTPTWKAETTCRLRATHGCRNPTLVQLDQYENHGLVPDGAVCSDLPYASWFESFCQFAQYRCSNHVYYAKRVRCSQPVSILSPNTLKEVESSAEVPPTSMTTPIVSHATATEHQAFQPWPERLNNNVEELLQSSLSLGGKDQQSSRRPGQEQRKQEQIQEHKLEEAQEQEEQEEEEEEEEAKQEEGQGTEAGLESVSRLQSDSEPKFQSQSLSSNPSFFTPRVREVESAPLMMKNIQELIRSAQEMDEMNELYDDSWRSQSTGRYRKL, from the exons ATGATGAATCTAGCTGCTGGCTTCCTTCTGATGCTTCTGGAAG TGCTGCTCCTGCCTGGAACACCTCTTTCCGCTGAGGAATCTCCAGCCTCCACTCCAGGCAGCCCTCTCTCGTCCACTGAGTATGAACGCTTCTTCGCCCTGCTGACCCCAACCTGGAAGGCAGAGACCACCTGCCGCCTCCGTGCCACCCACGGCTGCCGGAACCCCACTCTCGTTCAGTTGGATCAATATGAAAACCACGGATTGGTACCAGATG GTGCTGTCTGCTCCGATCTCCCTTATGCTTCCTGGTTTGAGTCCTTCTGCCAGTTTGCTCAGTATCGTTGCTCCAACCATGTCTACTATGCCAAG AGGGTCCGGTGCTCCCAGCCCGTCTCCATCCTATCCCCCAACACTCTCAAGGAGGTGGAGTCTTCAGCAGAAGTTCCTCCCACTTCCATGACCACCCCCATTGTGTCCCATGCCACAG CCACAGAACACCAGGCCTTCCAGCCTTGGCCTGAGCGGCTCAACAACAACGTGGAGGAGCTGCTGCAGTCATCCTTGTCCCTGGGAGGCAAGGACCAACAGAGCAGTCGGAGACCAGGCCAGGAGCAGCGCAAGCAGGAGCAGATCCAAGAACATAAGCTAGAAGAAGCGCAGGAGCaagaagagcaggaagaagaggaagaggaggaggaagccaagcAGGAAGAGGGGCAGGGGACAGAGGCGGGTCTGGAGTCAGTGTCCAGGCTGCAGTCAGACTCAGAGCCCAAGTTTCAATCCCAGTCACTGTCTTCCAACCCGTCCTTCTTCACTCCCCGGGTCCGAGAGGTGGAGTCTGCTCCATTGATGATGAAGAATATCCAGGAGCTCATTCGGTCTGCCCAGGAAATGGATGAAATGAATGAACTGTATGATGACTCCTGGAGAAGCCAAAGCACTGGCAGGTACAGGAAATTGTGA